In Pseudomonadales bacterium, the genomic stretch TGCCAATTCCACTGACGTCATCCGCACTGCCCCGGATTGTTCGCGAACGGGGGATGCATTGGGCGTAAAAACAAATAAAACGTGTGTTTTATCAATTAATTGCCGCTCATTACGGGTGCCGTGAAACAGATGCAGTGTAGACCACGACGGCTTGAATTTGCTGTCATCGAGCGTCATCGCTCCAGTGCCGGTCTTCGTGTCCATCGACCCGTTCGCCCGGTTCGGAGAGCAGTGTTGCTCCCGCAAAAAGACGATGGGCGGCCAGTGCGGTACGTTTGCCATTCGAATCAATGCACCGCAACTTGGTCCAAAACAGCGGAACCCGATTGGTCGAGCTGTTCCGCAGGATGGTATTCAGTGCGGCCGTGACCAACAATGACGATCATCCGCACAACCATGCGTTGTTGCGATTGAATACATTGCGCAGGCCATCTTGCCAAAATGCTTTTTCCTTGAAAGGCGGCAGGATGCCCGAACCTCTTCATTTGGGCCTTTTGAAGCCGTTTGAGGGGGGGCGAGGTCAACTCGGCCCCCCATCGTGACGCCTTCCCATTCGTCGCACGCTTACTGCCGCTGCAGCGCCTCGATACGCTGTTCGAGCGGTGGGTGCGTGGCGAACAGCGTCATGAAGCCACTGCGTTTGCCGTTGATGCCGAACGCCATCAGCGTACCCGGCATGTGCGCTTCTGCCTGGATCGACTGCAGCCGGCGAAGCGCATTGATCATGCCCTGTCGATCGGCCAGCCGGGCGCCGCCGGTATCGGCACGGAACTCGCGCTGGCGCGAGAACCAGGCGACGATGACCGACGCGAGGATGCCGAACAGGATGTCCAGTACGATCGAGCTGACGTAATAACCGATGCCCGGTGCATCACTCTCGTTCTTCAGGATGGCGCGATCGATGACGTTGCCGATCGCGCGCGAGGCGAAGACAACAAAGGTGTTCAACACGCCCTGGATCAGCGTCAGCGTCACCATGTCACCGTTGGCGACGTGCGACACCTCGTGGCCGAGCACCGCCTCTGCTTCCTCGCGCGTCATCCGGCTCAGCAGGCCGGTAGACACAGCGACCAGCGCATTGTTCCTGCCCGGGCCGGTGGCGAAGGCGTTGACATCGTCGGCATCATAGACTGCCACCTCCGGCATCGCGATGCCGGAGGTGGCGGCCTGACGACGGATGGTCTCGACCAGCCACTGTTCGGTGGCGTTGCGCGGTGTCTCGATCACCCGCGCACCGACCATGCGTTTGGCGGACCACTTCGAAATCATCAGCGAGAACAGCGCGCCGCCAAACCCAAACACGGCGGCAAAGCCCAGCAGCGCGGCGTAGTTCATTCCCTGCGCGCTGATGAAGCGGTTGAAGCCGAGCAAATGCACGACGATCGATAGCGTCACCATCACGGCGAGGTTGGTCAGCAGGAACAATCCAATGCGTTTCATCTGTTCTTCGCTCCGGAAGCCTAAACATTCAAAGAGAAGTGGCGGGGCTGGAAAACCGTCTCGATCAGAAATCCAGCAGCTCGCTGAGAAAGGATTTCTTGCGGCGTCGATGGTAGTTATCGTCGTGGTACTTGCCATAGCCATCGCGGCGACGGTCGTCGCGGTCATGGCGGGCCGCAATTGCCGGCTGCCGGGCGGGCTCGGCGCCGGTGGCATTCTCCTCCAGTTGCAATGAGCGCTCGATGATCTTGTCGAGCTCGCCGCGGTCGAGCCAGACTCCCCGGCATTTCGGGCAGTAGTCGATCTCGATGCCCTGGCGTTCGGACATGTTCAGCTCAATCTGACAGGACGGGCACATCATGTTGGCAATCTCCTCGTTTCCAGGTTGGGGGTTAGACCGGCTGCGGTGCCGACGATTCCCGGCGACGCGTGAAAAGCAGGCTGGCGGCCATCGACAGCACCAGGATGGCGGCCACCACCAGCAGCGACACCAGCACCGGGATCGCGTAGAAATCGACTATCAGCATCTTGGTGCCGATGAACAGCAGGATCAGCCCGAGACCGTACTTCAGCAGTGCGAAGCGGTCGGCGACACCGGCCAGAAGGAAGTACATCGCGCGCAATCCCATGATGGCGAAGATGTTTGAAGTCAGCACGATGAACGGATCGGTGGTGACGGCGAAGATGGCCGGGATGCTGTCGACGGCAAAAATGATGTCGGAAATCTCCACCAGAACCAGGACCAGGGCCAGCGGTGTCAGATAACGCACGCCGTCGCGTACGACGAGGAAACGCTCGCCTTCCAGCGTCGGTGTGACCGGGTGGTGGTTGCGTACCCAGCGCACCACGGGGTTCTTCCCTGGATCAGGCTGATGCGCGGTGAACCAGAGCATCTTGACGCCGGTGAACAGCAGAAACGCACCGAACAGGTAGAGCGCCCAATGGAACTGCGCGATCAGCCACGCCCCGAGAAAGACCATGATCGCGCGCAGCACGATGGCGCCGAGCACGCCGTACAACAGCACGCGGCGCTGCAGTTCGAGCGGCACGGCGAAGGAGCCAAAGATCATCAGCCAGACAAAAACGTTGTCGACTGCCAGGGATTTCTCGATCAGGTAACCGGTCAGGAATTCGAGCCCGCGCGCGTTGGCGATGGTGCGACCGACACTGGCGTCGAGATACCACCACAGTCCTGCGCCGAACAGCAGGGTCACCATCACCCAGACGGCGGACCACGCTGCCGCCTCGCGCAGTGATACACGGCGCTTGCGCCCGCCCTTCATTGCCACCAGATCGATCGCCAGCATCCCCAGCACGACGCCGAAGAATGCCAGCCACAACCACCACGTCCCCATCGTTTCGATTGGAACCGTATCGACCGGAGCAGTCCTCATCAAAAGCACCTCGCGCAACAAAAACGGCCTGGTCCGAAGGACTCAGGCCGTTGCGCGACGTGTCAGGGATTTCGCGGACGGACCTTGCCCTTCGGCAAGGTCTCGCTTGCAGCGATGCATCATGGCATCGGCCGCCCGCCACACCGGATCACCACTCTGGCGATCGTATTGACGATGTGACGACAGGAAAGCTACTCCCCTTGAACGGCGCGAACGTTACTAAAGCGACCCGTGCGAGTCAAGCGACTGCGTCAGCCTTTCCCGGCGCCGCCCTCATTTGGGGCAAGCCAATCTGGCCATCGGTAGCCGTCACTCGTTCGTGCTGGAACGAGTGCATACGCCTGCACGTGGTACTGCGACACCTCTGATTGACAGCTCTTGCGGGCGCGTGTTGTAGTCGCGCGCCCGCAGTCGAACACGTGCGAGTAAGGAGGAGAACATGGCCAGGGGTGTGAACAAGGTGATTCTGATCGGCAACTGCGGCGCCGACCCCGAGCCGCGCGCCACTGCTGCGGGTGGACAGGTGACGAACGTGCGCATCGCAACGTCCGAATCGTGGAAGGACAGGAACACGGGGCAGACGCAGGAGCGCACCGAGTGGCATCGTGTGGTGTTCTTCGGTCGTCTGGCCGAGATTGCTGCCGAGTACCTGCGCAAGGGCAGCAAGGTCTATGTCGAAGGCTCGATCCGCACCCGCAAGTGGCAGGACAAGGAAGGGCGCGACCAGTACACCACCGAGATCGTCGCCAGCGAGATGCAGATGCTCGACAGCCGCGGAGGCGGAAGCGGCGGCGGTGGTCGTGACGATGAAAAGGAAAGCTATGGAGCGGAACCACGCCAGTCGGCGCGGGAAGCCCAGCCGCAACCGGCTGCTGTCCCCGGTGACTGGGATGACGATATACCGTTCTAGCGATCCGCGTTCCTCTCGCGCCTTGCCTGGCACCCCGGCGGCGATGGCGGCATGAAGGCCGTCGTCATCGGTGCCGACTGCCGCCTCGGGCGCGAACTCGCCGCGAACCTCCAGGGGCGGGAAATCCCGTTCGTTTCCATTTCCAGCCACGATCCGGTGCTCGAGAGCGTGAAGCTGCTGCTGCATGCGTTCACGTTTCACGGGGCCACCCAGGTGATCAACATCCTTTCGCACGAGTTGTTCCGTGGCGATGACCCGCTCGCACACAAGCGCAGCCTGCTGGTCACGAAAAATCTGGCCAAGGCGTGTCGCGCGCACGACGCGGTGCTGATCCATTTCGCCGACGACAGCATGTATGCCGGGCGCGCCAGCGGTGCGTATCGCGAGACGGAACGGCCCGACAGCGCGCATCCGCGCAGCGCGCGGGTGCTGAAGGCCGAGAGCTACGTCAGGAAGCGTGCACCGAAGCATATCGTGCTGCGTTGCGGTCCGCTGATCGCGTCGGATGGGGACAACCTCTTTACACAGATCATGCAGCAGCTCGAGCACGACCAGGTCGTCGAGCTCTCGGAGGACAAGCTCTGTCCCACGCCGGTGCACGACGTCGCACGCGTCGTCGTCGCGATGATCCTGCAGCTCGATTGCGGTGCGAGTCCGTGGGGTACCTACAACTACTGCAGTTCGGATGTCACGACGCGATACCACTTCGCCGAGGCGGTGCTCGCGCTGGCGTCGCAGTACGGGCGAATCCGCAGCGACAGCGTGCAGTTGCACGCCACGCCCGGTGGTGGCCGGTACGTGATCCTCAACTGCCAGCAGATCCTGTGCACCTTCGGGATCCGGCAGCGCCCCTGGCGCAGCGCATTGCCTACGGTGGTTGCCGAATATTGCCGCAGTTGAACGTGTGCGTCGCGGCGTGCGGTTGACCCACGCGACCGTGTCGCGCGACCATGTGCCATCCATCGACGGAAGTGAGTTCCATGCCAGCCATTCTCGAACGCAAATACCTGAATATCGCGGTGCTTACCGTCTCCGACACGCGCAGCGCAGACGCCGACACTTCCGGCAAGTACCTTGCCGAAAGCGTGACGGGCGAAGGCCATGCACTGGCGGAAAAGGCGATCGTGAAGGACGATATCTACCAGTTGCGTGCGATCGTCTCGCGCTGGATCGCCGATCCGGCAGTGCATGCGGTGCTCGTGACCGGCGGTACGGGCTTCAGCGGTCGCGACACCACACCCGAGGCGCTGACGCCACTGTTCGACAAGCAGATCGAGGGTTTCGGTGAAACATTTCGCATGCTTTCGTTCGCGGAAATCGGCAGCTCCACGCTGCAGTCGCGCGCTTTCGGTGGCTTCGCCAACGGCACCGTGATCTTCTGCATGCCGGGTTCGACCGCTGCGTGTCGCACCGCGTGGCAGCAGATCATTCGCGAACAACTCGACAGCACCTTCAGCCCGTGCAATTTCGTGCCGGTGCTGCTGGGTCGCTACGCGCATTGAGCCGCGCCATGGGCGCAGACCGCAAGGAGGGCTTGCTGCCGGTCGACGAAGCGCTCGCACGCGTGCTTGCCGACGTCGAACCGCTCGCTGCGACCGAAACGCTGCCGCTGGCACAGTTGCGCATGCGGGTGCTGGCCGAGGACGCGTTGGCGACGATCGACGTGCCGCCAGCCGACAACAGCTCGATGGATGGCTATGCACTGCGCCACGCCGATCTCGAGGCAGGACAGCGCGAATTTCCGGTTGCGCAGCGCATTCCGGCCGGTGCGACGGGCAGCATGCTCGCGCCGGGTACGGCGGCGCGCATCTTCACGGGCGCCGAGGTGCCACCCGGTGCCGACTGTGTCGTGATGCAGGAAAACTGCACGGCCGGAGCCGGTGCGGTGACCGTACTGAAACCGGGCGAATGCGGCGACAACATCCGCCGGCGCGGACAGGACATCGTGGCCGGATCGGTAGTGGTCGAACGCGGCACGCGGCTCGGGCCAGGACACGTGGGGCTGCTGGCATCGGTCGGGCAGGCGAGCGCGACGGTCCATGCGCAGTTGCGCGTCGCGATACTGGCCACGGGCGATGAGCTCGTCGAGCCCGGTCAGTTCGCTGGGCCAGGCAAGATCTACAACTCGAACCGGTATCTGGTGGCAGGAATCCTCGCCGAGATCGGTTGCGAAGTGATCGACTGCGGTGTGGTGCCGGATACGCCCGAAGCAACGCGCGCCAGTCTGCGTGATGCCGCGGCACGCGCCGACGTGGTGATCACCAGCGGTGGTGTGTCGGTCGGCGACGAGGACCACGTGAAGAACGCGGTCGAGGAGCTCGGTACGCTGCGCCTGTGGAAGCTCGCGATCATGCCGGGCAAGCCGCTCGCTTACGGGCGCGTACTCGGCAAGCCCTTTTTCGGGCTGCCGGGCAACCCCTCGTCGGTATTCGTGACGTACCAGGTGATCGCGCGCCCGTACCTGCAGCGCATGCAGGGGCTCACCGGCAGCGTGGTGCTGCGCGAGGTGCTGGTTCCGGCGGGCTTCGAGCGTCCGCGTCCGGATCGGCGCCAGCAGTACCTGCGTGCGCGCATCGTCGGCAGTGGCGATGTGGCGCGCGTAGAGCTGTATCCGAACCAGAGCTCCGGGGTACTTTCTTCGGTGGCATGGGCCGACTGCCTGGCGGTGGTGCCGCCTGGCTGCACGGTGGCGTACGGCGAGCCGGTGCGCGTGCTGCTGCTGTGAGATCTGCGGCAGCATGGACGCAGCGCCTTTCACGATCCTGCATCATGGTGCCGTTCGCGGTGTCACCGGTTCGTGCCATGAATTGCGCCTCGGTGCGCCGGATGCCCCGAACGCTGCGTCGATCCTGATCGACTGCGGGCTTTTCCAGGGTAGCGAGACTTCCAGTGACGGTGCGGGACACGAGCGCCTTGCGATCGAGTTTCCGATCGAACACGTGCGCGCGCTGGTCGTCACGCATGTGCACCTGGATCATGTGGGCCGTCTGCCGTACCTGCTTGCAGCGGGTTTCACCGGCCCGGTGTACTGTTCGGTGCCATCGGCGATCCTGTTGCCGCTGGTGATCGAGGATGCGCTCGCGGTAGGCGCCACGCGTGATCGTGCGCTGATCGCGCGCATGCTCGAGCGCCTGCAGTCGCAACTGCGACCGTTGCCGTGCAATCGCTGGCAGCGCGTCGAGACCGGCGACGGCACCGGACTCGAGATTCGTCTGCGCCGCGCAGGACATATCCTCGGTTCGGTCTACGTCGAGTGCCGCATCACGACAGCGCAGCGACGGCCCCGGCGGGTGGTCTTCTCGGGTGATCTCGGTGCCGCGCACACGCCGTTGCTGCCGGAACCGCTGCCTCCGCTCGGTTGTCATGCGCTGGTGATCGAGAGTACCTACGGCGATCGCGTGCACGAGGCGCGTGCCGAACGTACTCGCCGGCTGGAAGCCGTGATCGAGCACGCGCTGCGCGATCGTGGTGCGGTGCTGATTCCGGCGTTCAGCATCGGACGCACGCAGGAATTGCTGTACGAGATCGAGGAAATCATCCATCGCCGGCGCGGTGAGGAGGCTGCACCCGACCTGCCGTGGAACGCGCTCGAGGTCGTGGTCGATTCCCCGCTCGCAGCGCGCTTCACACGGGTTTACCAGCGGCTCAAGCCGTTCTGGGACGAAGAGGCGCGCCAGCGGATCGAGGCCGGACGGGATCCGCTGTCATTCGCGCAGGTGCGCACCGTGCATGGTCACGAGGATCATCTGCGCGTGGTGCGTCATCTGCAGCACACGCGCTACCCGGCGATCGTGATCGCCGCGAGCGGCATGTGCGCGGGTGGGCGTATCGTCAACTACCTGAAGGCGTTGATCGGAGACCCGGCCACCGACGTCCTGTTCGTCGGTTACCAGGCAGAAGGAACCCCGGGGCGCGCGATCCAGCAGTACGGCCCGCAAGGCGGTTATGTCGAACTCGATGGCGAGCGCTTCACGATCCGCGCCGGTGTGCACGTGATCGGCGGCTATTCGGCACACGCCGACCGCGACGATCTGCTGGCGTTCGTGCGCGGCATGCGCCGTGCTCCTGACGAGGTGCGCATCGTGCATGGTGACCCTGCGGCGAAGCAGGCGTTGGCCGCAATGCTGGCCCAGCAACTGCCCGGCGCGCGGATCGTGGTGCCCGGGGAGAGCGATAACGCGGCTCCGGATCCGCTTATCCGGTGAATTTCTGCAGCACCAGCGAGGCGTTGGTGCCGCCGAAACCGAAACTGTTCGACATCACGCGCTGCAGTCCGGCGCCGTCGATGCGTTCGCGCACGATCGGCAGCCCGGCGGCGGCCTCGTCGAGGGTGTCGATGTTCGCGGAAGCCGCGATGAAGTCGTGTTGCAGCATCAGCAGCGAGTAGATGGCCTCGTGCACGCCAGCGGCTCCCAGCGAGTGTCCGGACAGGGATTTGGTCGAGCTGATGCGCGGCACGGGCTTGCCGGCAAACGTCGCGGCTACCGCCTTCAGCTCCTGGATGTCGCCGACCGGGGTGCTGGTGCCGTGCGCATTGATGTAGTCGACCGGGTTCTCGACGGTACTCAGCGCCTGGCGCATGCAGCGCACTGCGCCCTCGCCCGACGGCGCGACCATGTCGTAGCCGTCGGAAGTGGCGCCGTAGCCGACGATCTCGGCGTAGATGCGTGCACCGCGCGCCAGCGCGACGTCCAGTGCCTCGACGACCAGCATGCCGCCGCCGCCCGCGATCACGAAGCCGTCGCGGTCGGCGTCGTAGGCGCGCGAAGCCTGCGTGGGCGTGGCGTTGCGCTTGGAGCTCAGCGCGCCCATTGCGTCGAACATGCAGGTCATCGTCCAGTGTTCTTCCTCGCCGCCGCCGGCGAACACGCGATCCTGCTTGCCGAGCTGGATCTGCTCCATCGCCACCCCGATGCAGTGCGCGCTGGTCGAGCAGGCCGACGCGATCGAGTAGTTGACCCCCTTGATGTGAAACGGCGTTGCCAGGCAGGCGGACACGGTGCTGGCCATGGTCTGCGTGACACGGTAGGGGCCTACGCGTTTCAGGCCCTTTTCACGCAGGATGTCGGCGGCTTCGACCTGGTTTGACGAGGAGGCGCCACCGGAGCCGGCGATGATCCCGGTTCGCTCGTTCGACACCTCGGATTCCTCGAGTCCCGCGTCCGCGATCGCATCCTGCATCGCGATATACGCGTACGCAGCCGCATCGCCCATGAACCGCAACTGCTTGCGATCGATGCGCGCTGCGAAGTCGATATCCGGTCGGCCGGCGACATGGCTGCGAAAGCCGTGTTCCGCGTAGTCCGGAGCAAAGCTGATACCCGAGCGCCCCTCGCGCAGCGAGGCGGTGACGGTTTCCCTGGTGTTGCCCAGGCAGGACACGATGCCCATGCCGGTAATGACGACTCTGCGCATATGCGACCTCATCTCCAGCCTGGTGCGTTCAGCTCAGGATCTCGCCGACACGCGTGAACAGTCCCACCCGCAGATCCTGTGCGGTGTAGATGACCCTGCCATCCACGGCCATGGTGCCGTCTGCGATTCCCATCACGAGCTTGCGTTCGATCACCCTCTTGAGATCGATACGGTACTCGACGAGTCGGGCCTCCGGCAGTACCTGACCGGTGAACTTGATCTCGCCGGCACCCAGCGCGCGTCCCTTGCCCGGATTGCCCTTCCAGCCGAGGTAGAAACCGATCAGTTGCCACATCGCGTCCAGGCCAAGGCATCCGGGCATCACCGGGTCGCCCCTGAAATGGCAGTTGAAAAACCACAGCCCCGGATGGATGTCCAGCTCCGCAATGATTTCGCCCTTGCCGTGGGTCCCACCGGTGGTGCTGATATGACTTATGCGGTCGACCATCAGCATGTTGTCGGTAGGCAACTGCGCATTGCCGGGGCCGAACAGCAGGCCGTGGCCACACGCGATGAGCTCTTCCTTGGTGAACGAGGACTGGGTCCAGCGTTTGCGAGGCGCGGCGCTGTTGCTCAAAGGCATATTCTCTGAGGAGGTGAGTGCTGGTGAATTGTAGAGAGTTTGCCCATGCCCGTCATCCGCGCACTGGCTTCGTCCGTGCGAGAGGCGGCGCGCATCTGACAACCCCGGCAGCTTCCACTAGACTTCCGCTGGTCGCGACAGTCCGGATAAAGAGCTTCATCGTGCGTATTGCAGTCATCGGCACCGGTTATGTGGGCCTGGTCACAGGCGCGTGTTTTGCAGAAATGGGCAACCACGTGGTTTGCGTCGACAACGATGCGGCCAAGCTCGAGCGCCTGCGCGCCGGCGAGATACCGATCTTCGAGCCCGGGCTGGCGCCGGTGGTCGAGCAGGCCACACAGGCCGGGCTGCTGAGTTTCAGCGCCGATACGGCAGCGGCGGTGGAGGCGGCCGAGTACATCTTCATCGCGGTCGGTACTCCGCCCGGCGAGGACGGCTCGGCAGATCTCAGTTATGTGCTTGCGGTCGCGCGTGACATTGGCCGATCGCTGCAGAGATACGCCGTCGTGGTCGACAAGTCCACGGTGCCGGTCGGGACTGCCGATCAGGTGCGTGCGACGATCGGCGCGGAGCTTGCGGCGCGTGGCGCCACGATCGAGTTCGACGTCGTGAGCAATCCCGAATTCCTGAAGGAGGGCGCCGCGGTTGGTGACTTCCGCAGCCCGGATCGCGTGATCGTGGGCACCGACTCCGAGAAGGCGCGGCGGCGCATGCGCGAGCTTTACGGCCCGTTGCTGCGCAACCACGATCGCATGTTGTTCATGGGCGTGCGTGACGCCGAGATGACCAAGTACGCGGCGAACGCGATGCTGGCCACGCGGATCTCGTTCATGAACGAGATCGCCAGCCTTTGCGATCGCCTTGGCGTGGATGTCGAAAATGTGCGCAAGGGCATCGGTTCGGACAGCCGCATCGGCTATTCCTTCATTTATCCGGGCTGCGGTTACGGTGGTTCCTGCTTTCCAAAGGACGTCAAGGCGCTGGTGCAGACCGGTCGTTCCTGCGACTTCGAACCAGCGATCCTGGTGGCGGTAGAAGCGCGCAACGAACGTCAGAAGCGCGTGCTGTTCGACAAGATCACGGCGCATTTCGGCGCTGACCTGAGCGGGCGGCGTTTCGGCGTCTGGGGGCTCAGCTTCAAGCCAAATACGGACGATATGCGTGAAGCGCCGTCGCTGGTGCTGATCGACCGGTTGCTCGCAGCCGGCGCGACAGTGGCAGCTTACGACCCCATCGTTTCGGGCAATGGTCATGCGGGTGTGCCGCGCGAGTGGCTGGAATCCGGGCGTCTCGAGCTCAGCAAGTACCAGTACGATGCGCTGCGCGAGGCCGATGCGATGGTGCTGGTGACCGAGTGGAAGCGCTTCCGTCAGCCCGATTTCGACGCCATGCGCGATCTGTTGCGCCAACCGGTCATCTTCGACGGCCGCAACCAGTACGATCCGATACTGATGGCCGACTACGGCTTCACCTACTACGGCATCGGTCGCAGCAACGCGACCACATCACAACCGGGAGCCTGAACCATGTTGATCCCCGTACTGCTGTCCGGTGGTGTTGGCAGCCGTCTGTGGCCCGTTTCGCGCGAGCTGTACCCGAAGCAGTTCCTGCCGCTCGCCGACACCCGGCTCTCGCTGCTCCAGCAGACGCTGGAGCGCCTGTCCGGGATGCCGACGCTGAGCGCACCGATCGTGGTCTGCAACGACGAGCATCGCTTCCTGGTGGCACAGCAACTGCGCGAGCTGGGGCTCGATGATGCGTCGATCATTCTGGAACCGGCCGGGCGCAACACCGCGCCGGCGATCGCGCTGGCCGCGATCGATGCGCTGCAGCAGACCGAGGACGCGGTGCTGCTGGTGCTGCCGGCAGATCATGTGATCCGCGACCGTGCCACGCTGCAGCAGGCGGCGCAGCGCGCCATGGCACAGGCAGAAGCAGGGCACCTGGTGACTTTCGGGATCGTCCCGCACGCGCCAGAGACTGGCTACGGCTATATCCGCCGCGGTGCGCCGATCGGTGACGGGGTATTCGCCGTGAGTCACTTCGCCGAGAAGCCCGATCTCGCCACGGCACAGAAATACCTCGGCAGCGGCGAGTACTTCTGGAACAGCGGCATGTTCGTATTCCGCGCCGACCGTTATCTCGAGGAGCTCGAGCGGCACGCGCCGCAGATGCTGGATGCCTGCCGCAAGGCCTGCGAGCAGGCGAGCGACGATCTCGATTTCATCCGGGTGCACAAGGAATCGTTCCTGGCCTGCCCGGCCGATTCGATCGACTACGCGGTGATGGAGCGTACCGACCGCGCAGCGATGGTGCCGCTCGAGTGTGGCTGGAGCGATGTGGGTTCCTGGGGTGCGCTGTGGCAGACGGGTGCCGCAGACGAGCACGGCAACGTGTGCCGCGGTGATGTGATCCTGCACGACGTTGCGAATACCTATGTGCACGCCGAATCGCGGCTGGTTGCTGCGGTCGGACTCGACGACGTGGTGATCGTGGAGACGGCCGACGCCGTGCTGGTCGCTGACAAGGATGCCTCGCAGGACGTGAAGCACATCGTCGCACGGCTGAAGGGGGCGCGGCGCAGCGAGGCGCTGAACCACAAGCGTGTCTACCGCCCGTGGGGTTCCTACGAGAGCCTGGTCGAGTCGGGTCGCTTCCAGGTCAAGCGCATCATCGTGGAGCCCG encodes the following:
- the htpX gene encoding protease HtpX, giving the protein MKRIGLFLLTNLAVMVTLSIVVHLLGFNRFISAQGMNYAALLGFAAVFGFGGALFSLMISKWSAKRMVGARVIETPRNATEQWLVETIRRQAATSGIAMPEVAVYDADDVNAFATGPGRNNALVAVSTGLLSRMTREEAEAVLGHEVSHVANGDMVTLTLIQGVLNTFVVFASRAIGNVIDRAILKNESDAPGIGYYVSSIVLDILFGILASVIVAWFSRQREFRADTGGARLADRQGMINALRRLQSIQAEAHMPGTLMAFGINGKRSGFMTLFATHPPLEQRIEALQRQ
- a CDS encoding zf-TFIIB domain-containing protein, whose translation is MMCPSCQIELNMSERQGIEIDYCPKCRGVWLDRGELDKIIERSLQLEENATGAEPARQPAIAARHDRDDRRRDGYGKYHDDNYHRRRKKSFLSELLDF
- a CDS encoding TerC family protein; the protein is METMGTWWLWLAFFGVVLGMLAIDLVAMKGGRKRRVSLREAAAWSAVWVMVTLLFGAGLWWYLDASVGRTIANARGLEFLTGYLIEKSLAVDNVFVWLMIFGSFAVPLELQRRVLLYGVLGAIVLRAIMVFLGAWLIAQFHWALYLFGAFLLFTGVKMLWFTAHQPDPGKNPVVRWVRNHHPVTPTLEGERFLVVRDGVRYLTPLALVLVLVEISDIIFAVDSIPAIFAVTTDPFIVLTSNIFAIMGLRAMYFLLAGVADRFALLKYGLGLILLFIGTKMLIVDFYAIPVLVSLLVVAAILVLSMAASLLFTRRRESSAPQPV
- the ssb gene encoding single-stranded DNA-binding protein; translated protein: MARGVNKVILIGNCGADPEPRATAAGGQVTNVRIATSESWKDRNTGQTQERTEWHRVVFFGRLAEIAAEYLRKGSKVYVEGSIRTRKWQDKEGRDQYTTEIVASEMQMLDSRGGGSGGGGRDDEKESYGAEPRQSAREAQPQPAAVPGDWDDDIPF
- a CDS encoding sugar nucleotide-binding protein; this encodes MKAVVIGADCRLGRELAANLQGREIPFVSISSHDPVLESVKLLLHAFTFHGATQVINILSHELFRGDDPLAHKRSLLVTKNLAKACRAHDAVLIHFADDSMYAGRASGAYRETERPDSAHPRSARVLKAESYVRKRAPKHIVLRCGPLIASDGDNLFTQIMQQLEHDQVVELSEDKLCPTPVHDVARVVVAMILQLDCGASPWGTYNYCSSDVTTRYHFAEAVLALASQYGRIRSDSVQLHATPGGGRYVILNCQQILCTFGIRQRPWRSALPTVVAEYCRS
- the moaB gene encoding molybdenum cofactor biosynthesis protein B, with protein sequence MPAILERKYLNIAVLTVSDTRSADADTSGKYLAESVTGEGHALAEKAIVKDDIYQLRAIVSRWIADPAVHAVLVTGGTGFSGRDTTPEALTPLFDKQIEGFGETFRMLSFAEIGSSTLQSRAFGGFANGTVIFCMPGSTAACRTAWQQIIREQLDSTFSPCNFVPVLLGRYAH
- a CDS encoding molybdopterin molybdotransferase MoeA produces the protein MGADRKEGLLPVDEALARVLADVEPLAATETLPLAQLRMRVLAEDALATIDVPPADNSSMDGYALRHADLEAGQREFPVAQRIPAGATGSMLAPGTAARIFTGAEVPPGADCVVMQENCTAGAGAVTVLKPGECGDNIRRRGQDIVAGSVVVERGTRLGPGHVGLLASVGQASATVHAQLRVAILATGDELVEPGQFAGPGKIYNSNRYLVAGILAEIGCEVIDCGVVPDTPEATRASLRDAAARADVVITSGGVSVGDEDHVKNAVEELGTLRLWKLAIMPGKPLAYGRVLGKPFFGLPGNPSSVFVTYQVIARPYLQRMQGLTGSVVLREVLVPAGFERPRPDRRQQYLRARIVGSGDVARVELYPNQSSGVLSSVAWADCLAVVPPGCTVAYGEPVRVLLL
- a CDS encoding MBL fold metallo-hydrolase, which produces MDAAPFTILHHGAVRGVTGSCHELRLGAPDAPNAASILIDCGLFQGSETSSDGAGHERLAIEFPIEHVRALVVTHVHLDHVGRLPYLLAAGFTGPVYCSVPSAILLPLVIEDALAVGATRDRALIARMLERLQSQLRPLPCNRWQRVETGDGTGLEIRLRRAGHILGSVYVECRITTAQRRPRRVVFSGDLGAAHTPLLPEPLPPLGCHALVIESTYGDRVHEARAERTRRLEAVIEHALRDRGAVLIPAFSIGRTQELLYEIEEIIHRRRGEEAAPDLPWNALEVVVDSPLAARFTRVYQRLKPFWDEEARQRIEAGRDPLSFAQVRTVHGHEDHLRVVRHLQHTRYPAIVIAASGMCAGGRIVNYLKALIGDPATDVLFVGYQAEGTPGRAIQQYGPQGGYVELDGERFTIRAGVHVIGGYSAHADRDDLLAFVRGMRRAPDEVRIVHGDPAAKQALAAMLAQQLPGARIVVPGESDNAAPDPLIR
- the fabB gene encoding beta-ketoacyl-ACP synthase I; this encodes MRRVVITGMGIVSCLGNTRETVTASLREGRSGISFAPDYAEHGFRSHVAGRPDIDFAARIDRKQLRFMGDAAAYAYIAMQDAIADAGLEESEVSNERTGIIAGSGGASSSNQVEAADILREKGLKRVGPYRVTQTMASTVSACLATPFHIKGVNYSIASACSTSAHCIGVAMEQIQLGKQDRVFAGGGEEEHWTMTCMFDAMGALSSKRNATPTQASRAYDADRDGFVIAGGGGMLVVEALDVALARGARIYAEIVGYGATSDGYDMVAPSGEGAVRCMRQALSTVENPVDYINAHGTSTPVGDIQELKAVAATFAGKPVPRISSTKSLSGHSLGAAGVHEAIYSLLMLQHDFIAASANIDTLDEAAAGLPIVRERIDGAGLQRVMSNSFGFGGTNASLVLQKFTG
- the fabA gene encoding 3-hydroxyacyl-[acyl-carrier-protein] dehydratase FabA; its protein translation is MPLSNSAAPRKRWTQSSFTKEELIACGHGLLFGPGNAQLPTDNMLMVDRISHISTTGGTHGKGEIIAELDIHPGLWFFNCHFRGDPVMPGCLGLDAMWQLIGFYLGWKGNPGKGRALGAGEIKFTGQVLPEARLVEYRIDLKRVIERKLVMGIADGTMAVDGRVIYTAQDLRVGLFTRVGEILS